One Pyrenophora tritici-repentis strain M4 chromosome 5, whole genome shotgun sequence DNA window includes the following coding sequences:
- a CDS encoding Reovirus-L2 domain containing protein: MESRRSSPSPRRMRRPRYSMQRQRSNSFPIVEALGCSTPEALIILAEGRAAVRKRRARRNQSVDEAMHAFNPKDHLKFLEGLAAMATPLEQSTPYEPTHSHHSRIPSDATDRSTSTIVPDIEDAQPRNLPPTINSYSANLAQFIKDQLKSIPTYQLNEAPGSPLSPRSCPDLASPTRLSHSPNPMVRRQQEGLKVIDMPPVRPPVKSQFSAWSSTDEETPADGDALPLPESTFSPRVPVSKDSNYTPSVLGYYETSHNNSSFLFSSTPLEEDSAPDTARAFRFPSHSALPTASPEQGDDDYPSSCPSQPQLTFTSAPSYTSSSASFSYFDCKRPRAITPHMKERVVAAVTPAHLRNKRHTAMSPWEGGPVANVHDLYYESSQQRVNVDGMTFDMLREFSFPNRVTPC; this comes from the coding sequence ATGGAGAGCCGACGgtcttctccttctcctcgCCGCATGCGAAGACCACGATACAGCATGCAAAGACAGCGAAGCAACTCATTCCCTATCGTTGAAGCCTTGGGCTGCTCGACACCAGAAGCATTAATCATCCTGGCCGAGGGTCGGGCTGCTGTTCGGAAACGTCGTGCCCGACGCAACCAGTCAGTCGACGAGGCCATGCACGCCTTCAATCCCAAGGACCACTTGAAATTCCTCGAGGGACTCGCAGCCATGGCAACACCTCTAGAGCAATCGACGCCTTATGAACCCACACACTCCCATCACTCACGGATACCTTCGGATGCCACAGACAGGAGCACTTCTACTATTGTACCCGATATTGAGGACGCCCAACCTCGCAACCTTCCTCCTACTATCAACAGTTATTCCGCCAACCTAGCTCAGTTCATCAAGGACCAGCTCAAATCGATACCAACCTACCAGCTCAACGAGGCACCTGGTTCTCCTCTCTCGCCTCGATCATGTCCAGACCTGGCATCGCCAACGCGCCTATCTCACTCACCAAACCCCATGGTCAGAAGACAGCAAGAAGGCCTCAAAGTTATTGACATGCCTCCGGTGCGACCACCGGTAAAGAGCCAATTCTCGGCATGGAGCTCGACCGACGAAGAAACTCCTGCTGACGGGGATGCACTTCCTCTGCCAGAGTCAACCTTCTCCCCAAGGGTCCCCGTATCCAAGGACAGCAACTATACGCCTTCTGTACTAGGCTACTACGAGACATCGCACAACAACTCGTCATTTCTATTTTCGTCCACGCCACTAGAGGAAGATTCTGCGCCTGACACGGCCAGGGCTTTCAGGTTCCCAAGCCACTCAGCGTTACCGACTGCCTCGCCTGAACAGGGAGATGACGACTACCCCTCGTCATGCCCTTCTCAGCCTCAGCTCACCTTTACGTCAGCCCCGTCGTATACCTCATCATCAGCCTCCTTCTCGTACTTTGACTGCAAGCGCCCTAGAGCCATCACGCCCCACATGAAGGAGCGGGTCGTTGCGGCAGTGACGCCTGCACACCTACGGAACAAGCGGCACACAGCCATGTCGCCTTGGGAGGGAGGCCCCGTCGCAAATGTTCATGATCTCTATTACGAGTCGTCGCAACAACGGGTCAATGTCGATGGCATGACCTTCGACATGCTACGAGAGTTCAGCTTTCCCAATAGGGTCACACCTTGCTGA
- a CDS encoding Tdh, Threonine dehydrogenase and related Zn-dependent dehydrogenase, translating into MKAVHYEGPFKVSVKDVELPKIEHPDDVIVKVTTAAICGSDLHMYQGRTAAEAGLVFGHENMGTIIETGSGVTLLEKGDRIVLPFNVADGRCRNCEEGKTAFCTGVNPGFAGGAYGYVAMGPYQGGQAQYLRVPFADFNALKLPKGTEHEADFILLADIFPTGWHGLVLAGFQSGESVAVFGAGPVGLMAAYSGILRGASKVFVVDTVPERLKAAEKIGCIPIDFRKSDPVEQIIKLNDGMVDRAVDAVGYQAVDASGSKEKPNVVLDQLIMVTRPTGGLGIPGLYVPADPGAPDEQSKKGQILISFGKLFEKGLHLGTGQCNVKAYNRYLRDMIVSGKAKPSFVVSHEINIDEAPTAYEKFDKRIEGYTKVLIHPNGALN; encoded by the exons ATGAAGGCCGTGCACTACGAAGGGCCGTTCAAGGTCTCTGTCAAGGACGTCGAACTCCCAAAGATTGAACATCCGGACGATGTCATTGTAAAGGTGACAACAGCAGCGATATGCGGTTCAGATTTGCACATGTACCAAGGTCGCACAGCAGCGGAGGCTGGTCTTGTGTTTGGCCATGAGAACATGGGAACAATCATCGAGACTGGGTCGGGCGTTACGCTTTTGGAGAAAGGCGACAGGATTGTTTTGCCTT TCAATGTCGCGGACGGACGCTGTAGAAATTGTGAGGAAGGAAAGACGGCGTTTTGCACAGG GGTGAACCCGGGATTTGCAGGTGGAGCATATGGATATGTCGCTATGGGACCGTACCAGGGCGGCCAGGCGCAATACCTCCGCGTACCTTTCGCTGACTTTAACGCGCTCAAACTACCAAAGGGCACTGAGCATGAAGCCGATTTCATACTGCTAGCAGACATCTTCCCAACAGGATGGCATGGGCTTGTGCTTGCTGGATTTCAATCTGGAGAAAGTGTCGCGGTATTCGGTGCCGGTCCCGTTGGCCTGATGGCAGCATACAGCGGCATACTACGAGGTGCGAGCAAGGTGTTCGTGGTTGACACGGTCCCTGAGAGATTGAAAGCTGCGGAAAAGATTGGCTGCATACCGATCGACTTTAGGAAAAGCGACCCTGTCGAGCAGATCATTAAGCTCAACGATGGAATGGTGGATCGCGCGGTTGACGCGGTCGGTTACCAGGCGGTCGATGCCTCGGGTAGTAAAGAGAAGCCCAACGTTGTACTCGATCAGCTGATCATGGTCACTCGGCCGACCGGAGGCTTGGGTATCCCAGGATTGTATGTGCCAGCAGATCCGGGAGCGCCGGACGAGCAGAGCAAGAAGGGCCAAATCCTGATCTCATTCGGCAAGCTCTTCGAAAAG GGCTTGCATCTTGGAACAGGCCAATGTAACGTCAAAGCATATAACAGATATCTTCGGGACATGATTGTGTCCGGCAAGGCGAAGCCGAGCTTTGTTGTATCGCATGAGATCAATATTGACGAGGCACCAACGGCGTATGAGAAGTTTGACAAGAGGATTGAAGGGTATACGAAGGTGTTGATTCATCCGAACGGCGCTTTGAACTAG
- a CDS encoding Ifi-6-16 domain containing protein → MAAARLQATLAILTCCGAEHEVDTYPEEKAAFLDTPNLRSAAEVADDVVATILRTSITGTALQMKLDSTIGTYGWSENVARWVLEKLSKALQATHEKLGPAVHGAYNKALEVANTTEGFVIEHPVICTVIALGVLAIIAPWVLEALGFGELGPVAGSFAASWQRTYAGLVPKGSLLSFFQRLGMTKWHWILD, encoded by the exons ATGGCTGCCGCACGTCTTCAAGCAACCCTGGCAATCCTTACCTGCTGCGGTGCAGAGCACGAAGTCGACACATACCCCGAAGAGAAAGCTGCCTTTCTCGACACACCCAACCTACGCTCTGCGGCTGAAGTTGCTGACGATGTCGTTGCAACCATCCTCCGCACCTCAATTACTGGTACTGCTCTGCAAATGAAGCTCGACTCTACGATTGGCACCTATGGATGGTCGGAGAATGTCGCGAGATGGGTGCTCGAGAAGCTCTCCAAGGCCCTTCAAGCGACACACGAGAAGCTGGGACCCGCAGTACATGGCGCGTACAACAAGGCATTGGAAGTTGCAAACACAACCGAAGGCTTCGTCATTGAGCACCCAGTCATTTGCACCGTTATCGCGCTTGGTGTGCTTGCGATAATCGCCCCATGGGTTCTGGAGGCGCTTGGTTTCGGAGAGTTGGGACCAGTTGCAG GTTCTTTTGCCGCATCGTGGCAGCGTACCTATGCCGGGCTCGTGCCAAAGGGCTCGCTCCTCTCTTTTTTCCAGCGCTTGGGAATGACTAAGTGGCATTGGATCCTTGATTAG
- a CDS encoding SET domain-containing protein 5: MDSIYTIRDSPGEGLGCFATTCISPGTLILSEAPLFSVREPRTNSAVISAFAGLDHLQQELYLTLYAQKTTAEGDARVIDIFNSNAWQTGSCTSICPLAARFNHSCVPNASFAWNSRTSQITVHAIVAIPAGTQINLSYERPYQTMKSRQEKLAAYGFICSCRACSSDVEASDVRRSRMVVLDARIRTGRRQLWRSPVPKAALELVKLLKEEGLVGEALGLAYHDATIGWKKYGRLDLALQTAVKELEIAVICFGRDSPAVDASTASVSELKAEYAEQSRHRPVLDDTELLEVLDKNLVDDLHLV, from the coding sequence ATGGACAGTATCTATACTATCCGCGACTCTCCGGGTGAAGGTCTAGGCTGTTTCGCAACAACCTGCATCTCCCCTGGTACTCTCATCCTCAGTGAAGCACCTCTTTTTTCTGTGCGCGAACCGCGCACCAACTCCGCCGTCATCTCGGCGTTTGCCGGTCTCGACCATCTTCAACAAGAACTATACCTCACACTATATGCCCAGAAAACTACAGCTGAGGGTGATGCACGTGTCATCGACATCTTCAACTCCAACGCCTGGCAAACAGGATCCTGTACCTCAATCTGCCCACTTGCTGCGCGCTTCAACCACTCATGTGTCCCCAACGCAAGCTTCGCCTGGAACTCACGAACATCGCAAATCACTGTACACGCCATAGTTGCTATACCGGCAGGTACGCAAATAAACCTCAGCTATGAGCGACCTTATCAGACGATGAAATCGCGACAGGAGAAGCTCGCGGCCTATGGGTTCATCTGCTCCTGCAGAGCGTGTAGCAGTGACGTTGAGGCCAGTGACGTACGCAGATCACGGATGGTGGTTTTGGACGCCAGGATCCGGACGGGACGGAGACAGTTGTGGAGATCACCCGTGCCGAAGGCCGCGCTGGAATTGGTGAAACTACTAAAAGAAGAAGGTCTTGTTGGGGAAGCCCTGGGGTTGGCATATCACGATGCCACGATTGGTTGGAAGAAGTATGGAAGGTTAGACTTGGCTCTTCAGACCGCCGTCAAAGAGCTGGAAATTGCTGTCATATGCTTTGGCAGGGATTCGCCAGCAGTGGACGCGTCGACTGCATCAGTGTCAGAACTCAAAGCAGAGTATGCCGAACAAAGCAGGCACCGCCCTGTTCTCGATGATACTGAGCTTCTCGAAGTCTTGGATAAAAACCTGGTTGATGATCTACACCTGGTGTAG
- a CDS encoding Macoilin multi-domain protein codes for MPQPVKQEEHEDSRNHLAMLPEAPRSTARQRKPQKIKQEPNAPPIKKITKKLNRQIAHVRHQLAVEKTRHSTLTEYTTKAVQDASAASTKAAEHTKALTTRVDRLRHELSQAHHELSVVKRDYKMLQQVAEGLKRDLRAEKRSAEENEMREERVEGVMLELEEERQRCEILEKRLREERAKRREDRLALEKVRDLVGTRIVKRE; via the exons ATGCCACAACCTGTCAAGCAAGAAGAGCATGAAGACTCGCGCAATCACCTCGCCATGCTACCTGAGGCCCCGCGTAGTACAGCA CGTCAACGCAAACCCCAAAAGATCAAGCAAGAGCCAAACGCACCACCCATCAAGAAGATCACCAAAAAGCTCAACAGACAAATCGCCCACGTCCGCCACCAACTCGCCGTCGAAAAAACCCGCCACTCCACCCTCACCGAATACACCACAAAAGCCGTACAAGACGCGTCCGCCGCCTCGACCAAAGCCGCCGAACACACAAAAGCCTTGACGACCCGGGTAGACAGGCTGAGGCATGAGCTCAGCCAAGCCCACCACGAGTTGAGTGTGGTAAAGCGGGATTACAAGATGTTGCAACAAGTGGCGGAGGGATTGAAGCGCGATCTTAGGGCTGAGAAGAGGAGCGCCGAGGAGAATGAGATGCGTGAGGAGAGGGTTGAGGGCGTGATGCTGGAgttggaggaggagaggcAGAGGTGCGAGATTTTGGAGAAGAGACTCAGGGAGGAGAGGGCTAAGAGGAGGGAGGATAGGCTGGCGCTGGAGAAGGTGAGGGATTTGGTGGGGACGAGAATTGTGAAGAGGGAATAA
- a CDS encoding intramembrane protease 2 codes for MEGLSPTDAILMPLFAGGALASLYFLLKWMKDPALLNKILNAYFAIFGVFSVSRLVTDMLDIGHSLIFPNRYALGGALYHVNSQQGKAVPVAGSTKDKQPRASPLPGFLAGIPLSERTRNWLWADRAMPGNKWTLKVYMHRIFAGKFKVGPHGIVGGLIGLVTVAYFNLIDKPWYLTNLLGFGFSYGALQLMSPTTFATGSLILSALFFYDIYFVFFTPMMVTVAKSLDVPIKLMFPRPPPADDPTAPVSHAMLGLGDVVLPGIMIGLALRFDLYLFYLRQQKRIPAVKSGEADTIEKPKYHSLAGRWTDHFWTHSLTGRPLWVGAKAQGSEREAPFTFPKTYFKAALVGYVLGLLATLGVMMVWNHAQPALLYLVPGVLGSLWLTALVRGEISLMWDYTEEIEDETKDDKVGQEQAPNADGKLSDDTIKRPKPQRNSSSTTDASSKSESEDKQAVDVKRIAGIRSDRQVFSLSIEAPWQLKKPLSVQTERETTAKATADGEKQDKDEQHNWAPSKAIPSQDKGAEPAGKRVRLK; via the exons ATGGAAGGCCTGTCGCCTACAGATGCCATACTCATGCCCCTCTTTGCGGGAGGCGCTCTTGCCTCGCTATATTTCCTTCTCAAGTGGATGAAGGACCCTGCGCTACTGAATAAGATTCTTAACGCTTACTTTGCCATCTTTGGCGTCTTTTCGGTATCGCGACTCGTCACGGACATGCTTGACATCGGTCACTCGCTCATCTTCCCGAACCGCTACGCCCTCGGAGGCGCCCTATACCATGTCAATAGTCAACAAGGCAAGGCAGTACCGGTGGCAGGCAGCACCAAAGACAAGCAGCCTCGTGCATCTCCTCTACCAGGCTTCTTGGCTGGCATCCCCTTGTCTGAGCGGACACGGAACTGGCTCTGGGCAGATCGAGCCATGCCCGGGAATAAGTGGACGTTAAAGGTCTACATGCACCGCATCTTCGCTGGAAAATTCAAGGTCGGGCCTCATGGTATTGTAGGCGGTCTGATCGGTCTTGTTACAGTCGCCTACTTTAATCTGATAGACAAGCCATGGTATCTGACGAACTTGCTGGGCTTTGGCTTCTCATATGGCGCTCTGCAGCTCAtgtcgcccactacgtttGCTACCGGCAGTCTCATACTCAGCGCTCTCTTCTTCTATGACATCTACTTTGTCTTTTTCAC ACCCATGATGGTAACCGTAGCCAAATCGCTCGACGTGCCTATTAAACTCATGTTCCCCCGACCTCCGCCAGCCGACGACCCCACCGCGCCTGTCTCTCACGCTATGCTCGGCCTCGGCGACGTCGTCTTGCCCGGCATCATGATTGGTCTCGCCCTACGCTTCGATCTATACCTCTTCTACCTTCGCCAACAGAAACGTATACCTGCCGTCAAATCGGGCGAGGCAGACACTATTGAAAAGCCAAAGTACCATTCCTTAGCGGGACGATGGACCGACCACTTTTGGACGCACTCACTTACAGGAAGGCCTCTTTGGGTAGGCGCAAAGGCACAAGGAAGCGAACGCGAAGCTCCCTTTACCTTCCCAAAGACGTACTTCAAAGCTGCCCTAGTAGGCTACGTATTGGGCTTACTGGCTACACTGGGTGTCATGATGGTCTGGAATCACGCGCAACCAGCACTACTGTACCTAGTTCCAGGCGTACTTGGCAGCCTCTGGCTGACTGCTCTCGTTCGCGGAGAGATCAGCCTAATGTGGGACTATACTGAGGAGATCGAGGACGAAACCAAAGACGACAAAGTTGGACAAGAGCAGGCGCCAAATGCAGACGGCAAGTTATCCGACGACACGATCAAACGACCTAAGCCTCAGAGGAATAGCTCATCTACTACAGACGCTTCTTCCAAGAGTGAATCAGAAGATAAGCAGGCAGTAGACGTCAAGCGTATAGCGGGTATCAGATCCGACCGCCAAGTCTTCTCCTTGTCCATTGAGGCACCTTGGCAGCTGAAGAAGCCACTGTCAGTCCAAACAGAGCGTGAGACAACGGCCAAGGCAACAGCAGATGGTGAGAAGCAGGACAAGGACGAGCAGCACAACTGGGCGCCGTCAAAGGCTATTCCCAGTCAAGACAAAGGTGCGGAACCAGCCGGCAAACGTGTAAGACTCAAGTGA